The genomic region tatttgtatttcagaCACATGATCTTTTCCTCCTTGTAACACGTTtcaccaataaataaataaaagtattctgaaaatatttttttgttgcacaGGTTAGATCCACACAGTCTGCCTATAATGTGAGCTACACCACCAGTTGACAGTCTCACACCAAAAACTGAGACAACTGCTTCAATAATGCACTTTGACCTCCACAGAAATAAGTCCAAAGGcatgcattttaaaacatttgttttcttaaaaaaacaaaaacacatgatttttTCAACATTCGTCGTcaacaacatgaaaacacaccagAATTGGGGTGATTGGagctaacaaaaaaacaaacaaaacacggCTGCAAGTCCCTGGGCTCTGCAGAATGTTCCCCAGAGTTTCTGTCGTCTTTGGTTTAAATAGAGTGATCCCATGTATCCAGCATTGGACTCCAGACTTGTCCCGTCAGAATGTCATTCGTAGAATCAGCAGTCACCTGTGGGTTAGACAAGGCATTCATTATCACTAAACTGTGCATAGAAGTATACAAAATATCGCTGCTTGCGGTTGCATTACACCACAGTGCAgccattaaaaaattaaataaacattttctagtgAGTTCATTTCCCCACACTTTAAGGCCTGGTTTAGTTGAAAATCTAGCGTACCATTTAGGGCATAATTTCTCCAGGTGCTAGTGAGATGTTGACATGGACCAAGCGCCCTCCATCCTCCATACAGAGAAGGCGTAGCTCAGTCTCTCATGAGCCACATAACTACAACTTGCCATTTTGGAGTCCAGCTCGTCGCTCTGCAGCACCTGGTAGAGGAAGTCGATGTATCTGGCTGCGAGTTTTAGGGTCTGTATTTTGCTGAGTTTGTCCGAGGGCAAAGTGGGGATAATTTTCCGCAAAGCGGCGAAAGCCTCGTTGAGAGACTGCGTCCTCTGTCGCTCCCGGACGTTGGCCATGACCCGCTGCGACTGGAGCTCCTCGAAAGACtgggggctgctgctgctggacttCTTCCCTCTTTTCCCAGGGGTCGGGCTATCTGAGTCCTCCCCGTTTTTCCTGCTcgttctcctcttcctcccacaTCTCTTCGGCTGTCTGTCCAACTCCCCCTCGCTGTTGCTCAGGCTGTCCACAGGAGAGACAGGGGAGCTGCCCGACTCTTCCCCCAGATTTTCCTCAGACATCTCCACTTGGGTAGATGGCAGCCTGAAAGTGTCCCCCCCCAAAATTATTCCCCTCTCATGAAGTCACAGAATTAGTCCACCTGTAGGTCTGTCTGGCTTTGAAGACACCAAAGTATCCATAGATGGGTTCCTGGGAGGACAAGCCTTTTCCGATACTTGAGAAGCTTAGGCAGTTCTTATAGGCTGCATGGCGTAAACTTTTTTTGGGGTGGGACAGGATTGGCCAAGAAGATGAATTACGTGAGGCGAGGGGTGGGAGCATCTGTGGAACTATCAGAAACCCTCCTGATACAAAGCTGGAAAAGATAACTGGGTAGCGCTATAATCTCACAtcattacagtattattacaaAAGCAAGCAGAAGATTGTTATAATATTAGTCATTAGGACTCCAATTTGATTTTCATTAGATGAAATAATCTCTACATTTTCTTGTAATAAAGTTCACATAAGTGAGGGGAAATCGAGCAGTAAATTGCCTTATTACGTATATGCAAAAAGGGACTtcgaaaataaaataaatatcagacAAAACTAATTGAAAATAACATGTTGTAAGCCTAATAGCTTTTCGTGCAGGACTGAGAGCAAACAACGCCTATTTTGTAAtccttcatccatccatcggcATCCCAATAAGATATTGCCACTTCAAATGACTGCTGCTATATGTTTGCTATAGTATGCAGCAACTGTATGAGATGAcacttcttttaaaaaaaaaacaagtattaTGCAACCTTGGCACATCTCTGGAGGCCTAACCTACAGGCACGTGGGATTTACGTTTCCATCTAGTCTTACTTAAATCAAGTGAGATCAAAGGACTTTCATATAGGCAACATATGATGCCAATCTTACATTTTTGACATGCAGCCAGTACTGCAGCTCTTCAGACTTTTCCTTGGAGGACTGTTGCATGCTCTGATTATATCCCCCACAAGAGGGCATGTTTTTTATGTATACTGTAAAATACCACAAAACGTTTGTAAAACTAAGATAAagtttgcatttctttgttcaTACATAAAACAATCCAAGAAGTGATGATTCTCTCCTGTTGGTTCTAgtcagagatgaagagagagggCAGCTCCATGTTTAAGACCCTCTGGTATTTACTAGGTTGGTGATACAATATCCATCTTGTTTAGTGGAGGATTACTTTGTTTAGGTTGAGAAGACTGTGGTCCACAGGAGCAGCATCTGGTTCAGGAAACAGGGGGGCAGtcggggtcagaggtcacaacACCAGTGAACATCCATTTACATCCTTGTGGAGCGCCTGAGACTGAAGTATTGTTCCAGGGGAAGCACACATGCTTGTTTAAGTGTGTCTTTTTGAAttaaacattcacattttactttactttaaagaaatagccacatttataacattttaagaCTCAGAAATGCATGCTCCTTCAGTTATATCACtcagtgacaaaataaatgggaAATGTCATAACTTCAAGTTTAGAACTGGCACATAGGCTTATGTACCTGTATATGGGGATGT from Micropterus dolomieu isolate WLL.071019.BEF.003 ecotype Adirondacks linkage group LG03, ASM2129224v1, whole genome shotgun sequence harbors:
- the twist1b gene encoding twist-related protein 1b isoform X2; its protein translation is MSEENLGEESGSSPVSPVDSLSNSEGELDRQPKRCGRKRRTSRKNGEDSDSPTPGKRGKKSSSSSPQSFEELQSQRVMANVRERQRTQSLNEAFAALRKIIPTLPSDKLSKIQTLKLAARYIDFLYQVLQSDELDSKMVTADSTNDILTGQVWSPMLDTWDHSI
- the twist1b gene encoding twist-related protein 1b isoform X1, with protein sequence MSEENLGEESGSSPVSPVDSLSNSEGELDRQPKRCGRKRRTSRKNGEDSDSPTPGKRGKKSSSSSPQSFEELQSQRVMANVRERQRTQSLNEAFAALRKIIPTLPSDKLSKIQTLKLAARYIDFLYQVLQSDELDSKMASCSYVAHERLSYAFSVWRMEGAWSMSTSH